Proteins from a single region of Deinococcus misasensis DSM 22328:
- a CDS encoding serine hydrolase, with the protein MFKRSMPLAVMAVVALAGVASAQFSQVTPEQALARLFNQGPVKSEWFAADILKQVPLAQIQTVISGLVKQGGAFQKVTPDGQNFVIEFEKTLVNATIRLDAQGKITTLLFTGSKPRVKDLKGAIKAYFNLPGKFSVLVLKNGQKVQEAGTTDPLAVGSTFKLAVLAALQEKIDAGTLKWDTVTQLQEGDISLPSGFLQEWPVGSSLTLETLAGLMVSQSDNTATDVLIRVLGRESIEKFLPGRNKPLLTTRNLFALRDTQNKAALDRYVTGDVNVRQEVLKQLDLIPASKIVYANVPGDLRAEWLMTPLEACNLMEKVQNLKVTQINPGPVNPRDFKQVSYKGGSEVGVLNLTTALVDAAGNRFCVSATWNHNQTIDETLFVQLYLNVIGSLE; encoded by the coding sequence ATGTTCAAGCGTTCAATGCCTTTGGCTGTGATGGCGGTCGTTGCTCTGGCAGGTGTGGCTTCTGCGCAGTTTTCACAGGTCACCCCAGAGCAGGCCCTCGCCCGGCTTTTCAATCAAGGTCCTGTCAAATCCGAATGGTTTGCCGCAGACATCCTCAAACAGGTGCCTCTGGCGCAAATTCAGACGGTGATCAGCGGTCTGGTGAAGCAGGGTGGGGCTTTTCAGAAAGTCACCCCAGACGGCCAGAACTTTGTGATTGAGTTTGAAAAAACGCTGGTGAACGCCACCATCCGTCTGGATGCTCAGGGCAAAATCACCACCCTGTTGTTCACAGGCAGCAAGCCCAGAGTCAAAGACCTGAAAGGGGCCATCAAGGCGTACTTCAATTTGCCCGGCAAATTCTCGGTGTTGGTGCTTAAAAATGGTCAGAAGGTGCAGGAGGCAGGCACCACCGATCCTCTGGCGGTGGGCTCCACTTTCAAACTGGCGGTTCTGGCAGCTTTGCAAGAGAAAATCGATGCTGGCACCCTCAAATGGGACACCGTGACCCAATTGCAAGAAGGAGACATCAGCCTCCCGAGTGGCTTTCTGCAAGAGTGGCCTGTGGGGTCTTCTTTGACTCTGGAAACTCTGGCAGGTTTGATGGTTTCCCAGAGCGACAACACCGCCACCGATGTTTTGATTCGGGTGCTTGGGCGTGAAAGCATCGAAAAATTCCTTCCAGGGCGCAACAAACCCTTGCTCACCACACGAAACCTGTTTGCCCTCAGGGACACCCAGAACAAAGCGGCTCTGGACCGTTATGTGACTGGCGATGTGAACGTCAGGCAGGAGGTCTTGAAGCAACTCGACCTGATCCCTGCGTCCAAAATCGTGTATGCCAATGTGCCCGGAGACTTGCGTGCAGAATGGCTGATGACCCCTCTGGAAGCCTGCAACCTGATGGAAAAAGTCCAGAACCTCAAGGTCACCCAGATCAATCCCGGTCCGGTGAACCCCAGAGATTTCAAACAGGTCAGTTACAAGGGAGGCAGCGAGGTGGGCGTCTTGAACCTCACCACAGCACTTGTTGATGCAGCAGGCAACCGTTTCTGTGTGAGTGCCACCTGGAACCACAACCAGACCATCGACGAGACCCTTTTTGTGCAGCTTTACCTGAATGTGATCGGCAGTCTGGAATAG
- a CDS encoding NfeD family protein — protein MVFWLCLLIGGALILVSLLFQHDGTPDVGHADLQDIFSWLNLRALVFALAFFGLGGVIAGRMGLSMGGQWVFAVITGISVGITTGWLFRYARQQEFSGQVGDLVGRTGKVLVPPREEHPGKVMLTVSGQVTEFHARSSDALQVGEPIIVVGMEEGTLNVRRWHQL, from the coding sequence ATGGTTTTCTGGTTGTGTTTGCTGATTGGAGGTGCATTGATTCTGGTGTCGCTGCTGTTTCAGCACGATGGCACCCCGGATGTGGGTCATGCGGATTTGCAGGACATTTTTTCGTGGTTGAATTTGCGGGCTCTGGTGTTCGCACTGGCTTTTTTTGGTCTGGGTGGCGTGATTGCAGGGCGCATGGGGCTCAGCATGGGTGGTCAATGGGTGTTTGCAGTGATCACCGGGATCAGCGTGGGCATCACCACTGGATGGTTGTTCCGATATGCGCGCCAGCAAGAGTTCAGCGGTCAGGTCGGAGATCTCGTGGGCAGAACCGGAAAAGTGCTGGTTCCCCCCAGAGAAGAGCATCCCGGCAAAGTGATGCTGACCGTCTCGGGCCAGGTCACCGAGTTTCATGCCCGTTCCAGCGATGCTTTGCAAGTGGGAGAGCCCATCATTGTGGTCGGCATGGAAGAGGGCACCCTGAATGTTCGCAGGTGGCACCAGTTGTGA
- a CDS encoding bifunctional metallophosphatase/5'-nucleotidase: MSKISRRNLLKILGLGSAITVSGSAAKAQSSSGLTLFTFLHSNDTHDRLEPTTVTGTGPDGKAFSVQYGGVARVKTLIDELKRRSLNPVVLDAGDVFTGTLYGQVYKGLADLAYMEAFGTQAQTIGNHEFDNGPAQLADYIKNASFPVVSANIDASGDEKLKGLIKPYVVLQTENGPLGVIGVTTPDTPITSSPGDTVKFLDPRETVQKAADELRAQGVKHIVLLSHLGYSVDLALAPQLKGVGVIIGGHSHTPLGKYEGLGLPAPEGDYPTVKQDANGNTVLIVQSWEWAKFYGSLRVAFNEDGVPQSWNGKVYPVNQSYKNDIRLAATMRAFQLPLEAFRKTPVGTAAVKLNGDRADVRKRETNLGNFISDAYLWATQKYGTQIALMNGGGIRATIQAGTVTNGDTITVQPFGNTVYVMDLTGQEVIAALENGVSDWANGAGRFLQVGGMRYSFDPTKPAGSRVLSAEIKQADGTFKAIDRAATYKVVTNNFIANGGDNFAVLKNAKGFRQDTYLTDYVVVNDYFAFVKSANPQLEGRITIVNEPK, from the coding sequence ATGAGTAAGATTTCACGCCGTAACCTGCTGAAGATCCTCGGTCTGGGAAGCGCCATCACTGTGAGTGGCAGTGCCGCCAAAGCACAGAGCAGCTCTGGCCTGACCCTGTTCACCTTCCTGCACTCCAACGACACCCACGACAGGCTCGAACCCACCACCGTGACCGGCACCGGTCCAGACGGCAAAGCCTTCAGTGTGCAGTACGGTGGGGTTGCCCGCGTCAAAACCCTGATTGACGAACTCAAACGTCGCTCCCTGAACCCTGTGGTGCTGGACGCTGGCGACGTGTTCACCGGAACCCTCTACGGTCAGGTGTACAAAGGCCTCGCTGACCTTGCCTACATGGAAGCTTTCGGTACACAGGCCCAGACCATCGGCAACCACGAGTTCGACAACGGACCTGCCCAGCTTGCCGACTACATCAAAAACGCCAGTTTCCCTGTGGTGTCTGCCAACATCGACGCCTCTGGCGACGAAAAACTCAAAGGCCTGATCAAACCCTACGTGGTCCTGCAAACCGAAAATGGCCCTCTGGGTGTGATCGGTGTGACCACACCGGATACCCCCATCACCTCCAGCCCCGGCGACACGGTCAAATTCCTTGATCCCAGAGAAACCGTCCAGAAAGCCGCAGACGAACTGCGTGCTCAGGGCGTCAAACACATCGTGCTGCTGTCCCACCTCGGTTACAGCGTGGACCTTGCTCTGGCTCCCCAACTCAAAGGGGTGGGCGTGATCATCGGCGGCCACAGCCACACCCCCCTCGGCAAATACGAAGGACTCGGGCTGCCTGCTCCAGAGGGCGATTACCCCACCGTCAAGCAGGATGCCAACGGCAACACCGTTCTGATCGTGCAATCCTGGGAATGGGCCAAATTCTACGGCTCCCTGCGCGTGGCCTTCAACGAAGACGGCGTGCCCCAGAGCTGGAACGGCAAAGTGTACCCCGTCAACCAGAGCTACAAAAACGACATCCGTCTGGCCGCCACCATGCGCGCCTTCCAGCTTCCCCTCGAAGCCTTCCGGAAAACCCCGGTGGGCACCGCTGCCGTCAAACTGAACGGTGACCGTGCCGATGTGCGCAAACGCGAAACCAACCTCGGGAACTTCATCAGCGACGCTTACCTGTGGGCCACCCAGAAATACGGCACCCAGATTGCCCTGATGAACGGTGGGGGCATCCGCGCCACCATTCAGGCCGGAACCGTCACCAACGGAGACACCATCACCGTGCAGCCCTTCGGCAACACCGTGTACGTGATGGACCTGACTGGACAGGAAGTCATCGCTGCTCTGGAAAACGGCGTGAGCGACTGGGCCAACGGTGCAGGCCGTTTCTTGCAAGTGGGCGGAATGCGTTACAGCTTTGATCCCACCAAACCTGCAGGAAGCCGCGTGCTCAGTGCAGAAATCAAGCAGGCCGATGGCACCTTCAAAGCCATTGACCGTGCCGCCACCTACAAAGTGGTGACCAACAACTTCATTGCCAACGGTGGGGACAATTTCGCCGTGCTGAAAAACGCCAAAGGTTTCCGTCAGGACACCTACCTGACCGATTACGTGGTCGTCAACGATTACTTCGCTTTTGTGAAGTCCGCCAACCCCCAGTTGGAAGGCCGCATCACCATCGTCAACGAACCCAAGTAA
- a CDS encoding SDR family oxidoreductase, with amino-acid sequence MFQADLLAGKHVLVTGGGSGLGKSMVKRFLELGAEVTILGRRENVLQETAEEFKDLGPVFYQTCDVRNPEQVTEVLDLIEKRKPIDALVNNAAGNFISPTQMLSHRAVDAVLGIVLHGTFYCTLELGKRWIARKSGGVVLNIATTYAQSGSGYVVPSAVAKAGVVTLTKSLAAEWGKYGIRLNAIAPGPFPTEGAWERLMPSPEFGDKLKSRVPLRRYGEHIELANLASYLLSDLSGFITGDLIHIDGGESVWNAGEFNILDELSPQDWMKMAESRKKG; translated from the coding sequence ATGTTCCAAGCGGATTTACTGGCAGGCAAACACGTGCTGGTCACCGGTGGTGGCAGCGGTCTGGGCAAAAGCATGGTCAAACGGTTTTTAGAACTCGGGGCAGAAGTCACCATTCTGGGACGCCGCGAAAATGTGCTGCAAGAAACAGCAGAAGAATTCAAAGATCTGGGGCCGGTCTTTTACCAGACCTGCGATGTCCGCAACCCCGAGCAGGTCACGGAAGTGCTTGATCTGATTGAGAAGCGCAAACCCATTGATGCTCTGGTCAACAATGCCGCAGGGAATTTCATCTCTCCCACCCAGATGCTGTCCCACCGCGCAGTGGACGCCGTGCTGGGCATTGTTTTGCACGGCACCTTCTATTGCACCTTGGAGCTGGGCAAACGCTGGATTGCCCGCAAAAGTGGCGGTGTGGTGCTGAACATTGCCACAACCTACGCCCAGAGCGGAAGCGGCTATGTGGTGCCCAGTGCAGTCGCCAAAGCTGGAGTGGTGACCCTGACCAAATCTCTGGCTGCGGAATGGGGCAAATACGGCATCCGTCTGAATGCCATTGCACCCGGTCCTTTCCCCACAGAAGGGGCATGGGAACGCCTGATGCCCTCTCCAGAGTTTGGAGACAAACTCAAAAGCCGTGTGCCCTTGCGCCGATATGGCGAGCACATCGAACTGGCCAACCTTGCCAGTTACCTCCTGAGCGACCTCTCTGGATTCATCACAGGCGACCTGATTCACATTGATGGTGGAGAAAGCGTCTGGAACGCGGGGGAATTCAACATCCTGGATGAGCTTTCCCCTCAGGACTGGATGAAGATGGCCGAAAGCCGCAAAAAAGGCTGA
- a CDS encoding VOC family protein, which translates to MDILETCLYVNDLLEAENFYCGLLGFEVYSRRPPRHIFLKAGNGMLLLFNPEESLKPGSLPVHGTRPGGHICFEMAQERLDFWEARFELAGFAVTRYDWGAPKGESLMVYDPSGNLVEMASRALWG; encoded by the coding sequence ATGGACATTCTCGAAACCTGTTTGTATGTGAACGACCTGCTGGAAGCAGAAAACTTCTACTGTGGCCTGCTCGGGTTTGAGGTGTACTCCAGAAGACCTCCACGCCACATCTTCTTGAAAGCAGGCAACGGCATGCTTTTGCTGTTCAACCCCGAGGAGTCCCTGAAACCCGGTTCCCTGCCTGTGCATGGAACACGTCCTGGAGGCCACATCTGCTTTGAAATGGCTCAGGAGCGCCTTGACTTCTGGGAAGCCCGTTTTGAGCTGGCAGGTTTTGCCGTCACCCGTTATGACTGGGGTGCACCCAAAGGAGAGTCTTTGATGGTCTACGATCCCAGTGGGAATCTGGTGGAGATGGCGTCCAGAGCACTCTGGGGTTAA